The segment AAAACTGGTGTAATGTTTGTTAATGTTAAAATCTTAGTTAATTTTGTAACTTTAAAAAGTTAATTAAATGATATGGGGGAAGAATAATGTGCAGAATTGGTGCAATTAAAAGTAAAATAGCATTTCATCCGTCAAAAGCTTTACAATTAATGTTGCCACAGCAAGAAGGGCATGATAATTCAGGGTTTGCGATGGTTATGCAAGATTTATCAGGAGTGTTTAGTGACCATAAAGATAAACCGCTATTATCATTAGCGTGTACTCAAAAAGGTGCTAAATTGGTTGAAGATTATATGGAAGCCCACAACTTTGTGCAAGTTGCGGAATGGATTCCGACACCAAATAAAGAAAAAGGCTTAGATATAAAAGCGATGCCTTATTATATTTTCCGTAACTATGATTATCCGGAAAATTATCTTGATAAAACTCAACAAGAGAAAGAAGATCTATTATTAGATGTTAGACTAAACTTGCGTAAGTTATTGGAAGATCAAGACCAAGGTTATGTTTATTCTTTCTGGCCAGATGTTTTAACGTTAAAAGAAATTGGTGATCCTCGTGATATAGCGACATATTTTGGATTGTGGGAAGAAAAAGGCGATTTAATGGCAAAGAGCATCGTGGTTCAATGTCGTCAAAACACAAATTATGATATCGTCAGATATGCGGCACATCCATTCTTTATTCAAGGTTATACTTTATGTGCTAATGGTGAGAACACCTTCTATACTAAAAACAAAGAATACCAAAAATCATTACACCGTGGTTATATTGGTTTTGAGTCAGATTCGCAAAACTTCTTATATACTTTACATTATGTTTTAAATGAGCTAAAATGGCCGATTAAATATTATAAACATGTTATCACTCCATTACCGTTCGATGAAATTGAGAAACGAGCAGATAAAGAAGTGTTAACGGCAATTCGTCAATCACTAGGGCACTTAGAAATTAACGGGCCTAATACAATTATTGCGGTCTTACCAAGTGGTGATATGATGACTTGTTGTGATTCCAAGAAATTACGCCCAGTTGTGGTTGGTGGCGATGAAAATACAATTGCGATTGCTTCAGAGGTTTGCGGTTTAAATGTAATTTTACCGGACCGTGATAGGGAAAAAGATATCTATCCTAATGAAAGAGAAGTTGTTGTAATTAACAATGATATGGAGGTGCAAAGATGGAAACAGTAAAAACTCAAGATGTCACTGTTAATGATTTAAATTGGAAAATTGATTATGATCCAGACCGTTGCACGATGTGTGGTAGCTGTGTGGCTGCCTGTACCTTCAACGCTATTGAGGTTGTCGTTGAGCGTCAAGCAAAAACAGTATCACAAGGCAAGTTTCCACAACCGATTCAAACTCATGTGGCAAAACCGGTTATTAAGCAAAGAGGTGCGGTTGTAACTGCTTGTGTTGGTTGCGGTATGTGTGAAAAGGTTTGTCCAAATGTGGCGATTAAACCGGTTCATAATCCTGATACCAGAGCTAATTTATTGGCTCGTTCAGCCGGTCCGATAAAACGTGGTGGTCGTACTAATTTAAACGCGCAACGTACTTTAGATAAAATTGTCGTTGGTCGTATTTCACAAATGACAGATCCATCGCTTGACTCAGAGCGTCATACTTTTGATATTTTAGCGCCATTTGGTAGGGTTTTATTACCGAATGAATTACCGTTCTCAACAGCAGGTGGCGATTTAAAACTAAATGAAAAGACTCCACCGGTAAGTTGGATTTATCCGTTAATCTTTAGTGATATGTCCATTGGGGCGTTATCAACTAGAGCCTGGGAAGCTGTAGCAATAGCAACGGCGTATTTGAATGAAAAACATAATTTGCCGATTAGAATGTGCTCCGGTGAAGGTGGAATGCCGGTTAAATTAATGGAATCGGAACAATTAAAATATATGATTTTACAAATTGCTTCCGGCCATTTTGGTTGGAATCGTATTGTAAAAGCGATGCCGAAAATGAAAGTTGATCCAGCTGGTATTTTAATCAAAATTGGTCAAGGAGCAAAACCTGGTGATGGTGGTTTATTGCCGGCGGCAAAGGTTGCTGAGCATGTTCAAGCAATCCGTGGTGTTCCTAAGGCTGACCTTAATTCTCCACCAAATCATCAAGGCTTGTACTCGATCGAAGAATCAGTACAAAAAATGCATTTATCCTTGAATGCAGCGTTTGGTTTTAGAGTACCGGTTGCAATTAAGTGTGCTGCTTCAGCCACTTCGGTATCGGTTTATAATAACTTATTGCGTGATCCTTACAAAATTTGCGGAGGGTTCTTCATTGATGGTATTCAAGGTGGTACCGGTGCGGCGAACGAGGTTTCGTTAGATCATACTGGTCATCCGGTAGTATCAAAATTACGCGAATGTTATTTAGCGGCGGTTAAACAAGGTCGTCAAGGTCAAATTCCTTTATGGGCTGGTGGTGGTGTTGGCTTAACCGGTAATGCGGCAGCCGATGCGTTCAAAATGATTTGTTTAGGTGCCAATGGTGTGTTTGTTGGTAAAATTCTTATTCAATTATTAGGTTGTATTGGTAATGAACAAGGTCGTTGTAACTCTTGCTCAACCGGTAAATGTCCAACCGGTATTTGTACACAAGATCCGCGCTTGGTGAAACGCTTAGATGTTGATAAAGGCGCGCAAAATATTGTTGATTATGTTTTAGCGTTAGACAGCGAATTGCGTAAATTAATGGCACCAATCGGTAATAGTTCCTTACCGGTAGGTCGATCCGATGCATTAGTATCAACGGATAAAGCTATTGCTGATAAACTTGGAATACAATATGTATGTTAGGAGGAAGCTAAGTGTTTAAAATTAATACTATTGAAAATAATAATCGTATGTCGACACAAGATTTGTTGTTGGCGATCAGTGATGCCTTAGCTAAAGGCGAAACAGAATTTAATATCGAGGCTTCTGGTCAACATGATATTGGTGGTCCATTATGGCACCCAGAAGGTAAAAAACTTAAATTTCATGTAAAAAATGCGGGTCAAAGGGTTGGCTCGATGTGTTTGGATAATACTGAAATAATTGTTGAAGACTCAGCATCAGCTGATGTAGGCTGGCTTAATGCCGGTGGTAAAATTGTTGTTAAAGGCGATGCCGGCGATACTGCTGGTCATTGTGCGGCTGCCGGTACTATTTATATTGGTGGTAGAGCCGGAACTAGATCTGGTTCGTTAATGAAACATGATCCATTATATGATGCTCCGGAACTGTGGGTTTTAAAAAATGTCGGCAGTTTCTCTTTTGAGTTCATGGGTGGCGGGATTGCTGTAGTTTGTGGTTATGACAGTGAAGAATTTGAATCAGTGCTTGGAGATAGAGCTTGTACCGGTATGGTTGGTGGGGTTCTATATTTTAGAGGTAAAGCTTCTGGTATTTCAGCGAAAGATGTTAAAGTTATGGCGTTACAAGCTGAAGATATTGAATATTTATCAAGTAAAATGGATGATTTCTTAGGCTCTATTGAAAAAGCGGAGTTAAAAGCAGAATTAAGTGATTGGTCACAATGGCAAAAAGCAATTGCGCTTACTTATGAGGAGCGCCCGAAAAAATCAGCTGGTAATATGCCACATTTCCGTACTGTAGAATGGGTCGAGGGTGGTATTTTCAGTGATGTTTGCAATGATGATTTTGTTGTAAACTCTATTGTTAATAGAGGCTTGTATCGCCAACGTGTTCCAGAGTGGCAAAATGCACAATATGCAGCACCGTGTGAGTTTAACTGTCCTGCTTCAATCCCAACGCAACAACGTTATAATTTATTACGTAAAGGCGATGTGGAAGAGGCTTATAAATTAGTGTTAGAATACACTCCATTCCCAGCATCAGTTTGTGGTTCTGTTTGTCCGAACCTTTGTATGGACGGCTGTACTAGAAAAGAACTTGATTTATCAGTGCAAATCGGTCAATTAGGCAATTACTCAGTGGATGCCTACCTGGAAAAACCACAAGTTAAAACAGGGAAGAAAATTGCTGTTATTGGTGGCGGGGTAGCCGGTTTAACAGCGGCATGGCAATTGATTAGAAAAGGTCATGAAGTTACTGTTTTTGAAGAAGCACCAAGAATGGGGGGTAAGTTAGAACAAGTAATTCCAAGATCACGCTTAGATGAAAATGTTTTAAATAAAGAATTAAAACGTATTTCTGATATGGGTGTTGAGTTTGTTAACAATTGTAAAGTTGACAGCGTAAAATATAAAGAAATTAAAAGCACTTTTGATGCGGTTGTAGTTGCTACCGGTAGCCATAATACTAGAGTTATTCCATGGGAAGGTCATGAAAGAATCGTGAAAGGTTTAGATTTCTTAAAGGCTGTTAATCGTGGTGATAAAGTAAAAGTTGGCAAAAAAGTAATTGTTATCGGTTGTGGTAACTCTGGTATGGATGCGGCAATTGGTGCATATCAAATGGGCGCTGAAGAAGTTACTTGTATCGACGTTCAAAAACCGGCAGCTTTTGAAAAAGAAATAGCTCATGTTAAAGAGCTTGGCGGTAAATTGGTATGGCCGGTGTTTACGCAAGAAATTACGGAAAACGGTATTTTAACAGAAGAGGGTCAATTGATTGAAGGTGATACTGTTATCATCACAATCGGTGAAACGCCAATTCTTGACTTCTTACCAGAAGGAATGAAAATTGAGCGTGGTCATTTAGTGCCGAATGAATTGTTTGCGATTGCTGACGGGGTGTTCACTGCCGGTGATACTATTAAACCTGGACGCTTAGTTGATGCAATTGGTGCTGCTAATGTAGTGGCGAAAACTGCAGATGCTTTTGTTAAAGGTACAGCGCCGATTATTAAAAAAGACAAAAAACTTATTCCACATAATAAATTATCAAAAGCATATTTTGAAAAGTGTCATAGTTGTGACATTCCTGATGCTAATAAAGATCAAGATCGTTGTATCAGCTGTGGTACTTGTCGTGACTGTCATATGTGTGAAGCTTCTTGTCCGGAAAAAGCGATTACTAGAAATGCCTTACCGAATGGAACTTTTGCTTATGTATCTGACAGTGAAAAATGTATTGGTTGCGGAATTTGTGCCGGTATTTGTCCTTGTGGTATTTGGACAATGTTGCCAAATGAAGAACCGATTAAAATGTACAGAACATATAATAAAAAATAATAATTTTATTTTGATACAATGTTTAAGAAGAAGGTTGATTCAGCCTTCTTCTTCTATATTTAATTAAAAGGTGTGAATTACATGAAAGTAATCTATAAAATCATCTATCCCAATGGAAAGATTTACAGCGGTAAAGACTTAACTGATAGTATTAATTATTTTGGTAGTGCTAGTGATAAGTTAATAGAAAAAGATTTTAGTAGAGAAGAAAGAAGA is part of the Negativicutes bacterium genome and harbors:
- a CDS encoding glutamate synthase — protein: MCRIGAIKSKIAFHPSKALQLMLPQQEGHDNSGFAMVMQDLSGVFSDHKDKPLLSLACTQKGAKLVEDYMEAHNFVQVAEWIPTPNKEKGLDIKAMPYYIFRNYDYPENYLDKTQQEKEDLLLDVRLNLRKLLEDQDQGYVYSFWPDVLTLKEIGDPRDIATYFGLWEEKGDLMAKSIVVQCRQNTNYDIVRYAAHPFFIQGYTLCANGENTFYTKNKEYQKSLHRGYIGFESDSQNFLYTLHYVLNELKWPIKYYKHVITPLPFDEIEKRADKEVLTAIRQSLGHLEINGPNTIIAVLPSGDMMTCCDSKKLRPVVVGGDENTIAIASEVCGLNVILPDRDREKDIYPNEREVVVINNDMEVQRWKQ
- a CDS encoding 4Fe-4S dicluster domain-containing protein; this translates as METVKTQDVTVNDLNWKIDYDPDRCTMCGSCVAACTFNAIEVVVERQAKTVSQGKFPQPIQTHVAKPVIKQRGAVVTACVGCGMCEKVCPNVAIKPVHNPDTRANLLARSAGPIKRGGRTNLNAQRTLDKIVVGRISQMTDPSLDSERHTFDILAPFGRVLLPNELPFSTAGGDLKLNEKTPPVSWIYPLIFSDMSIGALSTRAWEAVAIATAYLNEKHNLPIRMCSGEGGMPVKLMESEQLKYMILQIASGHFGWNRIVKAMPKMKVDPAGILIKIGQGAKPGDGGLLPAAKVAEHVQAIRGVPKADLNSPPNHQGLYSIEESVQKMHLSLNAAFGFRVPVAIKCAASATSVSVYNNLLRDPYKICGGFFIDGIQGGTGAANEVSLDHTGHPVVSKLRECYLAAVKQGRQGQIPLWAGGGVGLTGNAAADAFKMICLGANGVFVGKILIQLLGCIGNEQGRCNSCSTGKCPTGICTQDPRLVKRLDVDKGAQNIVDYVLALDSELRKLMAPIGNSSLPVGRSDALVSTDKAIADKLGIQYVC
- a CDS encoding FAD-dependent oxidoreductase, producing MFKINTIENNNRMSTQDLLLAISDALAKGETEFNIEASGQHDIGGPLWHPEGKKLKFHVKNAGQRVGSMCLDNTEIIVEDSASADVGWLNAGGKIVVKGDAGDTAGHCAAAGTIYIGGRAGTRSGSLMKHDPLYDAPELWVLKNVGSFSFEFMGGGIAVVCGYDSEEFESVLGDRACTGMVGGVLYFRGKASGISAKDVKVMALQAEDIEYLSSKMDDFLGSIEKAELKAELSDWSQWQKAIALTYEERPKKSAGNMPHFRTVEWVEGGIFSDVCNDDFVVNSIVNRGLYRQRVPEWQNAQYAAPCEFNCPASIPTQQRYNLLRKGDVEEAYKLVLEYTPFPASVCGSVCPNLCMDGCTRKELDLSVQIGQLGNYSVDAYLEKPQVKTGKKIAVIGGGVAGLTAAWQLIRKGHEVTVFEEAPRMGGKLEQVIPRSRLDENVLNKELKRISDMGVEFVNNCKVDSVKYKEIKSTFDAVVVATGSHNTRVIPWEGHERIVKGLDFLKAVNRGDKVKVGKKVIVIGCGNSGMDAAIGAYQMGAEEVTCIDVQKPAAFEKEIAHVKELGGKLVWPVFTQEITENGILTEEGQLIEGDTVIITIGETPILDFLPEGMKIERGHLVPNELFAIADGVFTAGDTIKPGRLVDAIGAANVVAKTADAFVKGTAPIIKKDKKLIPHNKLSKAYFEKCHSCDIPDANKDQDRCISCGTCRDCHMCEASCPEKAITRNALPNGTFAYVSDSEKCIGCGICAGICPCGIWTMLPNEEPIKMYRTYNKK